In the genome of Neisseria animaloris, one region contains:
- a CDS encoding TerC family protein: protein MDFSWLAEPNTWLGFATLLILEVVLGIDNLVFVAILANKVKPSLRDKARITGLVLAVLMRLVMLGFMAHIITLTKPLFHISGMSVSGKDIIMLVGGLFLLYKATTELHERIEGHNQFAIADTHKKHSPFWGVVLQILVLDAVFSIDAVITAVAMVDYIVVAMAAVVVAMTIMIMASKPLTDFVAKHPTVVMLCLGFLLMIGFSLIAEAFHFQIPKGYLYAAIGFSILIEAFNQISQRNARKNDYISSSWRKRTADNVLGMMGIRETVLAQSGNKAEDISHFEENEKSMIRSVLTLAERPILGVMIPRRDIERLDISQSKEEQRTQLQNTPYSRLLVVGKAGVDEPLGYINKKDLLAQLLDEGEMNIQAALRQPLVLPDSTTALTAIELFRKNSADYALVVDEFGAVLGMATMKDMLETIAGEFPEEFEREEEPTLQTHADESLTVDGALEYVELAPQLNLPPQEEDADFHTVAGLIMEELQSIPDTGDFADFHGWRFEVIEKEGQRIERVKITKLPEE, encoded by the coding sequence ATGGATTTCAGTTGGTTAGCCGAACCGAACACATGGTTGGGCTTTGCAACGCTTCTGATTCTCGAGGTCGTGCTCGGCATTGATAATCTGGTTTTTGTGGCGATTTTAGCCAATAAAGTCAAACCCTCCCTACGCGATAAAGCCCGCATCACCGGCTTGGTGCTGGCCGTATTGATGCGTTTGGTGATGCTGGGTTTTATGGCGCACATCATCACGCTGACCAAACCGCTGTTCCATATCAGCGGCATGAGCGTGTCGGGCAAAGACATCATTATGCTCGTCGGCGGTTTGTTCCTGCTGTATAAAGCCACCACCGAATTGCACGAACGCATTGAAGGCCACAATCAGTTTGCCATTGCCGACACCCATAAAAAACACTCGCCGTTTTGGGGCGTGGTGTTGCAGATTTTGGTGCTGGATGCCGTGTTTTCGATTGACGCCGTGATTACCGCCGTGGCGATGGTCGACTATATCGTTGTGGCGATGGCTGCGGTTGTTGTGGCGATGACCATCATGATTATGGCCAGCAAACCGCTCACCGATTTTGTGGCCAAGCATCCTACCGTCGTGATGCTGTGTTTGGGCTTCCTGCTGATGATCGGTTTCAGCCTGATTGCCGAAGCCTTCCACTTCCAGATTCCCAAAGGCTATCTGTATGCCGCTATTGGTTTTTCCATCCTTATCGAAGCGTTCAACCAGATTTCGCAGCGCAACGCCCGCAAAAACGACTACATCAGCAGTTCGTGGCGCAAACGCACAGCCGATAATGTGCTGGGTATGATGGGCATCCGCGAAACCGTTTTGGCGCAGTCCGGCAACAAAGCCGAAGACATTTCCCACTTTGAAGAAAACGAAAAATCCATGATACGCAGCGTACTCACGCTGGCAGAACGCCCCATTCTCGGCGTGATGATTCCCCGCCGCGACATCGAGCGTTTGGATATTTCGCAAAGCAAAGAAGAACAGCGCACCCAACTGCAAAACACGCCATACAGCCGCTTGTTGGTAGTCGGCAAAGCGGGTGTAGACGAACCGCTGGGCTATATCAATAAAAAAGACCTGCTCGCCCAATTACTTGACGAAGGCGAAATGAATATTCAAGCGGCCCTGCGGCAACCATTGGTATTGCCCGACAGTACTACCGCACTGACTGCTATCGAGCTTTTCAGGAAAAACAGTGCCGATTATGCGCTGGTGGTGGATGAATTCGGCGCAGTACTCGGCATGGCAACCATGAAAGACATGCTGGAAACCATCGCCGGCGAATTCCCCGAAGAATTCGAACGCGAAGAAGAACCTACTCTGCAAACACATGCAGACGAAAGCTTGACGGTAGACGGTGCGTTGGAATATGTCGAATTGGCTCCGCAACTGAATTTACCGCCACAAGAAGAAGATGCCGATTTCCACACCGTTGCCGGTTTAATCATGGAAGAGCTGCAAAGCATCCCCGATACCGGCGATTTTGCCGACTTCCACGGCTGGCGTTTTGAAGTGATTGAAAAAGAAGGCCAACGCATCGAACGGGTGAAGATTACCAAGCTGCCGGAGGAATAG
- the leuS gene encoding leucine--tRNA ligase, translated as MQEQYQPSAVEPAAQTKWDEARLFNVAEDASKPKYYCLSMFPYPSGKLHMGHVRNYTIGDVLSRYKLLNGFNVLQPMGWDAFGMPAENAAIDRQVAPAKWTYENIAYMRKQLKSLGFAFDWERELATCTPEYYRWEQLLFTKLFEKGVIYRKNGTVNWDPVDQTVLANEQVIDGRGWRSGALIEKREIPMYYFKITDYAEQLLSDLDSLNWPEQVKTMQRNWIGKSRGVQVRFALDSGSKQGLEGDYAEYLQVYTTRPDTLLGATYVAVAAEHPLATAAAADKPELQAFIAECKSGSVAEADMATMEKKGVPTGRYVINPLNGDKLEVWIANYVLWGYGDGAVMAVPGHDERDFEFANTFGLPIKQVVESTLEQPAYNPNEWQDWYGDKENTRLINSGEFDGMDFQTAFDATTAKLQSLNAGAPKTQYRLRDWGISRQRYWGCPIPIIHCESCGDVPVPADQLPVVLPEDVVPDGSGSPLAKMPEFYETTCPHCGGPAKRETDTMDTFMESSWYQFRYMSPQFSDGMVAPEAARYWQQADQYIGGIEHAILHLLYARFFTKLMNEEGIVPVKEPFASLLTQGMVLQATYYRETEGGKKQWFNPAEVEVQTDDKGRPVSAVLRSDGLPVEIGGVEKMSKSKNNGVDPQELIEAYGADTARLFMMFASPPEQSLEWSDAGVEGAHRFLRRLWRTVFEYINRGGAVEAFSDGHDSLSKDLKDLRHKLHATIAKVSDDYGRRLQFNTAIAAVMELLNQYDKTDCTSEQGRAVAQEVLEAVVRLLWPIVPHICEALWSELRPGSSLWETGWPQADQAALVKSEIEIMVQVNGKLRGKVTLPADADKAAVEAAALATEGAVKFMEGKEPKKIIVVPGRLVNIVV; from the coding sequence ATGCAAGAACAATACCAACCGTCTGCCGTCGAACCGGCAGCGCAAACCAAATGGGACGAAGCCCGTTTGTTTAACGTGGCCGAAGACGCTTCCAAACCCAAATACTACTGCCTTTCTATGTTCCCCTACCCCAGCGGCAAGCTGCACATGGGGCATGTGCGCAACTACACCATCGGCGACGTATTGAGCCGCTACAAACTGCTCAACGGCTTCAACGTGCTCCAACCGATGGGCTGGGACGCTTTCGGCATGCCCGCCGAAAACGCCGCCATCGACCGCCAAGTCGCCCCCGCCAAATGGACTTACGAAAATATTGCCTATATGCGCAAGCAGCTGAAAAGCTTGGGTTTTGCGTTTGACTGGGAACGCGAACTGGCTACCTGTACTCCCGAATACTACCGCTGGGAGCAGCTTCTGTTTACCAAACTGTTTGAAAAAGGCGTGATTTACCGCAAAAACGGCACGGTAAACTGGGATCCGGTCGACCAAACCGTTTTGGCCAACGAGCAAGTAATCGACGGTCGCGGTTGGCGTTCGGGCGCGTTGATCGAAAAACGCGAAATCCCGATGTATTACTTCAAAATCACCGATTACGCCGAGCAGCTTTTGAGTGATTTGGACAGCCTGAACTGGCCTGAGCAAGTGAAAACCATGCAGCGCAACTGGATCGGCAAATCGCGCGGCGTACAAGTGCGCTTTGCATTGGACAGCGGCAGCAAACAAGGCTTGGAAGGCGATTACGCCGAATACTTGCAGGTGTACACCACCCGCCCGGATACTTTGTTAGGCGCGACTTACGTTGCCGTGGCCGCCGAGCATCCGCTGGCCACCGCCGCCGCAGCCGACAAGCCAGAACTGCAAGCGTTTATCGCCGAATGCAAATCCGGCAGCGTGGCCGAGGCCGATATGGCGACAATGGAGAAAAAAGGCGTGCCGACCGGCCGCTATGTGATCAATCCGCTCAATGGCGACAAGCTGGAAGTGTGGATTGCCAACTATGTATTGTGGGGCTACGGCGACGGCGCGGTAATGGCCGTACCCGGTCACGACGAGCGCGATTTCGAGTTCGCCAACACATTCGGCCTGCCGATCAAACAAGTGGTTGAATCCACTTTGGAACAGCCTGCTTACAACCCGAACGAATGGCAGGATTGGTACGGCGACAAAGAAAACACCCGCCTGATCAACAGCGGCGAATTCGACGGCATGGACTTTCAGACGGCCTTTGATGCCACTACCGCCAAACTGCAATCCCTAAACGCCGGCGCACCGAAAACCCAATACCGCCTGCGCGACTGGGGCATTTCGCGCCAACGCTACTGGGGCTGCCCGATTCCGATTATCCATTGCGAAAGCTGCGGCGACGTGCCCGTACCGGCCGACCAGTTGCCCGTAGTGCTGCCCGAAGACGTTGTACCCGACGGCAGCGGCTCGCCTTTGGCCAAAATGCCCGAGTTCTACGAAACCACCTGCCCGCATTGCGGCGGCCCCGCCAAACGCGAAACCGATACCATGGATACCTTTATGGAATCGAGCTGGTATCAGTTCCGTTATATGTCGCCCCAGTTTTCAGACGGCATGGTTGCCCCCGAAGCCGCCCGATACTGGCAGCAGGCCGACCAATACATCGGCGGCATCGAACACGCCATCCTGCACCTCTTATACGCCCGCTTCTTCACCAAACTGATGAACGAAGAAGGCATCGTGCCGGTGAAAGAACCCTTCGCCAGCCTGCTCACGCAAGGCATGGTGCTGCAAGCCACCTACTACCGCGAAACCGAAGGCGGCAAAAAGCAATGGTTCAACCCCGCCGAAGTAGAAGTGCAAACCGACGACAAAGGCCGCCCCGTCTCCGCCGTATTGCGTTCAGACGGCCTCCCCGTTGAGATCGGCGGCGTGGAAAAAATGTCGAAATCGAAAAACAACGGCGTCGACCCGCAAGAGCTGATCGAAGCCTACGGTGCCGACACCGCCCGCCTGTTTATGATGTTCGCCTCGCCGCCCGAACAATCGCTCGAATGGAGCGATGCCGGCGTAGAAGGCGCACACCGCTTCCTGCGCCGCCTGTGGCGCACCGTGTTTGAATACATCAACCGAGGCGGGGCGGTCGAAGCCTTTTCAGACGGCCACGACAGTCTAAGCAAAGACCTGAAAGACCTGCGCCACAAACTGCACGCCACCATCGCCAAAGTCAGCGACGACTACGGCCGCCGTCTGCAATTCAACACCGCCATTGCCGCTGTGATGGAATTGCTCAACCAATACGACAAAACCGATTGCACGTCCGAACAAGGCCGCGCCGTGGCGCAAGAAGTATTGGAAGCCGTTGTCCGCCTGCTGTGGCCGATTGTGCCGCACATCTGCGAAGCCTTGTGGAGCGAACTGCGCCCCGGTTCGTCATTATGGGAAACCGGCTGGCCGCAAGCCGACCAAGCCGCGCTGGTGAAATCGGAAATCGAAATTATGGTACAGGTAAACGGCAAACTGCGCGGCAAAGTAACCTTGCCCGCCGATGCCGACAAAGCCGCCGTCGAAGCCGCCGCACTCGCTACCGAAGGCGCAGTGAAATTCATGGAAGGCAAAGAACCGAAGAAAATCATCGTCGTCCCCGGCCGTTTGGTGAATATCGTGGTTTGA
- the rclC gene encoding reactive chlorine resistance membrane protein RclC, translating into MRFYEYLIEKVANSEQLGIHLCRISIAIVFLWIGWLKFIPYEADSIVPFVANSPFMSWLYNDPANYLQYMNHEGALIPEHRAWHEMNNTYGYSNGLGVVEIAFALMLLAHYVSPKIGFVGAALCFLTPFVTYTFLIFTPETWVHGKDAHTGFPYLSGAGRLVLKDAMMCAAGFVAMVDSAKTILRRQRNRHS; encoded by the coding sequence ATGCGCTTTTATGAATATTTAATTGAAAAAGTTGCCAATTCCGAGCAGCTGGGCATACATCTTTGCCGTATCTCGATTGCCATCGTGTTTTTATGGATAGGCTGGCTGAAATTTATTCCCTACGAAGCCGACAGCATCGTACCTTTTGTAGCCAACAGCCCGTTTATGTCTTGGCTGTATAACGACCCTGCAAATTATCTTCAATATATGAATCATGAAGGGGCATTGATTCCCGAACATCGTGCCTGGCATGAAATGAATAATACTTACGGCTATTCGAACGGCTTGGGCGTTGTGGAAATTGCGTTTGCCCTGATGTTGCTTGCCCACTATGTTTCTCCAAAAATCGGTTTCGTAGGTGCGGCATTATGTTTCTTGACCCCTTTCGTTACCTACACATTTTTGATTTTCACCCCTGAAACTTGGGTTCATGGCAAAGATGCGCACACCGGATTCCCGTATCTTTCCGGTGCGGGACGTTTGGTTTTGAAAGATGCCATGATGTGTGCTGCAGGTTTTGTCGCTATGGTGGACTCTGCCAAAACGATTTTACGCAGGCAACGGAATAGACATAGTTAA
- the bioB gene encoding biotin synthase BioB → MTVSPVALRRQTERKPHATAQYWRKCQVEELFEMPFLDLVYKAAAIHREHFNPQEVQLSTLLSIKTGGCPEDCEYCPQSAHYNTGLEKAKMMDVEEILEKAKIAKSRGASRFCMGAAWRGPKPKDVETVSEIIKAVKGLGLETCGTFGMLEDGMAEDLKNAGLDYYNHNLDTDPDRYNDIIHTRQHEDRMDTLGKVRGAGLKVCCGGIVGMNETRPERAGLIASLANLDPQPESVPINQLVKVEGTPLADAEDLDWTEFVRTIAVARITMPKSYVRLSAGRTAMPEAMQAMCFMAGANSIFYGDKLLTTENPEEDGDRVLMEKLDLYPLQHQTDA, encoded by the coding sequence ATGACCGTATCCCCCGTAGCCTTGCGCCGCCAAACCGAGCGCAAGCCCCATGCTACCGCCCAATACTGGCGCAAATGCCAAGTTGAAGAACTGTTTGAAATGCCGTTTTTGGATTTGGTTTACAAAGCCGCCGCCATCCACCGCGAACACTTCAACCCGCAAGAAGTCCAGCTTTCCACCCTGCTTTCCATCAAAACCGGCGGCTGCCCCGAAGATTGCGAATACTGCCCGCAATCGGCGCACTACAACACCGGCCTCGAAAAAGCCAAAATGATGGACGTGGAAGAAATTCTCGAAAAAGCCAAAATCGCCAAATCGCGCGGCGCCAGCCGTTTCTGCATGGGTGCGGCGTGGCGCGGCCCCAAACCGAAAGACGTAGAAACCGTGTCGGAAATCATCAAAGCCGTCAAAGGCTTGGGTTTGGAAACCTGCGGCACTTTCGGCATGCTTGAAGACGGCATGGCCGAAGATTTGAAAAACGCCGGTCTCGACTACTACAACCACAATCTCGACACCGACCCCGACCGCTACAACGACATCATCCACACCCGCCAACACGAAGACCGCATGGACACGCTGGGCAAAGTGCGCGGCGCAGGTTTGAAAGTGTGCTGCGGCGGCATCGTGGGCATGAACGAAACCCGCCCCGAACGCGCCGGCTTAATCGCCAGCCTCGCCAACCTCGACCCGCAGCCCGAAAGCGTGCCGATTAACCAATTGGTAAAAGTGGAAGGCACGCCGCTCGCAGATGCCGAAGATTTGGACTGGACGGAATTCGTGCGCACCATCGCCGTCGCCCGCATTACCATGCCGAAAAGCTATGTTCGCCTGTCCGCCGGCCGCACCGCCATGCCCGAAGCCATGCAGGCCATGTGTTTTATGGCGGGTGCAAACTCGATTTTCTACGGCGACAAACTGCTTACCACTGAAAACCCCGAAGAAGACGGCGACCGCGTGTTGATGGAAAAATTGGATCTGTATCCGTTGCAGCATCAGACCGATGCTTAA
- a CDS encoding Slam-dependent surface lipoprotein, whose product MKIKRILTACTLVSALAACSGSGGSPNTHPTNTTLQQSLEQMRKQSNKQHQNLTDITGVYQSTSIRVDGSLKRDPIIAPINNIGSVHTLQIGRTVVDLIPAGADETQPVIRHISKNEHLVLGNNLKHAAYGWHTKLEPAGGATGTLFFQGKLTPSDQMPEKGTAVYNGLALYTGKDSVTGNVLAHIEGKSTFNVNFADNTVKGNISANNREFETAHFNADIKGNLFTSREDAANKIDGLFYGPNAAEMAGIFSGQSGTNHFKGVFGAKK is encoded by the coding sequence ATGAAAATCAAAAGAATATTGACAGCATGCACACTTGTTTCCGCTCTGGCAGCTTGTTCAGGAAGCGGCGGCAGCCCGAACACACACCCCACGAATACCACCCTCCAACAGTCTTTGGAGCAGATGCGCAAACAATCGAACAAGCAGCATCAAAACCTAACGGACATTACCGGCGTTTATCAATCCACTTCAATAAGGGTAGACGGCAGCCTGAAACGCGATCCGATCATCGCACCGATCAACAATATAGGCAGCGTCCACACCTTGCAAATCGGGCGCACGGTTGTCGATTTAATTCCTGCTGGAGCGGATGAAACACAACCCGTTATCCGCCATATTTCAAAAAACGAACACCTTGTTTTGGGAAATAATTTAAAACATGCCGCTTACGGCTGGCACACAAAACTCGAACCGGCAGGCGGGGCAACCGGCACCTTGTTTTTCCAAGGCAAGCTGACCCCGTCCGACCAAATGCCCGAAAAAGGTACGGCCGTTTATAACGGTTTGGCACTGTACACCGGCAAAGACAGCGTTACCGGCAACGTTTTGGCACACATAGAAGGGAAATCCACCTTTAACGTAAACTTTGCCGACAACACCGTTAAAGGCAACATTTCCGCCAACAACCGGGAATTCGAAACCGCGCATTTCAATGCCGATATCAAAGGCAATCTATTTACCAGCCGTGAAGATGCCGCCAATAAAATCGACGGCTTGTTTTACGGCCCCAATGCTGCGGAAATGGCCGGCATTTTCTCGGGACAATCCGGCACCAACCACTTTAAAGGGGTTTTCGGAGCAAAAAAATAA
- the prmA gene encoding 50S ribosomal protein L11 methyltransferase: MSYQQITIAVNDHTAERLADALMEHGALSAAIEDAYAGTANEQAIFGEPGMPTEQIWQQSKVIALFDEHTDAASIIAAAAQDCCIATPAYDKEFLPEQDWVRLTQAQFDPIRISDRLWITPSWHEAPAGDAVNLQLDPGLAFGTGSHPTTRLCLQWLDSNLKGGESVLDYGCGSGILAIAALKLGAGSATGVDIDEQAIRASNGNAAQNDAPADFYLPDALPQGQFDVVVANILANPLRMLGSLLAERTKQGGRIVLSGILEEQIEEMSEIYNQWFELAPARTDDGWACLSGVKR, from the coding sequence ATGTCTTACCAACAGATCACCATTGCCGTAAACGACCACACCGCCGAACGCCTTGCCGATGCCTTAATGGAGCACGGCGCACTTTCCGCCGCCATTGAAGATGCCTATGCAGGCACCGCTAACGAACAAGCCATCTTCGGCGAACCCGGTATGCCCACCGAACAAATCTGGCAGCAAAGCAAAGTGATTGCCCTGTTCGACGAGCACACCGATGCCGCTTCGATTATCGCCGCCGCCGCGCAAGACTGCTGCATTGCCACCCCCGCATACGACAAAGAATTCCTGCCCGAACAAGACTGGGTACGCCTTACCCAAGCGCAATTCGACCCCATCCGGATTTCCGACCGCCTGTGGATTACCCCTTCATGGCACGAAGCCCCCGCCGGAGATGCAGTCAACCTGCAACTCGACCCCGGCTTGGCGTTCGGCACCGGCAGCCACCCCACCACCCGCCTTTGCCTGCAATGGCTCGACAGCAATCTGAAAGGCGGCGAATCGGTGCTGGATTACGGCTGCGGTTCCGGCATCCTCGCCATAGCCGCCCTGAAACTCGGCGCAGGTTCCGCCACCGGTGTGGATATCGACGAACAAGCCATCCGCGCCAGCAACGGCAACGCCGCTCAAAACGATGCGCCCGCCGATTTCTACCTGCCCGATGCCCTGCCGCAAGGCCAGTTTGATGTTGTAGTCGCCAATATCCTCGCCAACCCGCTGCGTATGCTCGGCAGTCTGCTGGCAGAGCGCACCAAACAAGGCGGACGCATTGTTTTATCGGGTATTTTGGAAGAACAAATCGAAGAAATGAGCGAAATCTACAACCAATGGTTCGAGCTTGCTCCCGCCCGAACCGACGACGGCTGGGCATGCTTGAGCGGCGTTAAACGCTGA
- the accC gene encoding acetyl-CoA carboxylase biotin carboxylase subunit encodes MLKKVLIANRGEIALRVLRACREMGIATVAVHSEADKDSLHVKLADESVCIGPAPSPQSYLNVPAIISAAEVTGADAIHPGYGFLAENASFAEQVEQSGFTFIGPRPDTIRMMGDKVSAKHAMIEAGVPCVPGSDGALPDDDKEILKIADKVGFPVIIKASGGGGGRGMRVVEKKEDLLKSVEMTKTEAGAAFGNPMVYMERYLQKPRHVEIQVLADEHGNAIYLGERDCSMQRRHQKVIEEAPAPGITQAEREKIGEACVAACKRIGYRGAGTFEFLYEDGEFFFIEMNTRVQVEHPVTELISGVDIVQEQIRVASGLPLQYQQKDIRLEGHAFECRINAEDPYNFIPSPGLIESCHLPGGLGIRVDSHIYQGYRIPPNYDSLIGKICVHGKTREQAMAKMRVALAELAITGIKTNTALHRDLFIDPGFSQGGVSIHYLEKWLEEKKAREAK; translated from the coding sequence ATGTTGAAAAAAGTCTTGATTGCCAACCGTGGCGAAATCGCGCTCCGCGTATTACGCGCCTGCCGCGAAATGGGTATCGCCACCGTAGCCGTACACTCCGAAGCAGACAAAGACAGCCTGCATGTAAAACTGGCCGATGAATCCGTATGTATCGGCCCCGCCCCTTCCCCGCAAAGTTATCTGAATGTTCCCGCCATTATTTCTGCCGCCGAAGTAACCGGTGCCGATGCCATCCATCCCGGCTACGGCTTTCTGGCTGAAAACGCCAGCTTCGCCGAACAAGTGGAACAATCGGGTTTTACCTTTATCGGCCCCCGTCCCGACACCATTCGCATGATGGGCGATAAAGTGTCGGCCAAGCATGCCATGATCGAAGCGGGCGTACCTTGTGTACCCGGTTCCGACGGTGCATTGCCCGACGACGACAAAGAAATCTTAAAAATTGCCGATAAAGTGGGCTTCCCCGTGATTATCAAAGCATCCGGCGGCGGTGGCGGACGCGGCATGCGCGTGGTCGAGAAAAAAGAAGACCTGCTCAAATCGGTGGAAATGACCAAAACCGAAGCCGGAGCCGCATTCGGCAACCCCATGGTTTACATGGAACGCTATCTGCAAAAACCGCGCCATGTCGAAATTCAAGTTCTCGCCGACGAGCACGGCAACGCCATTTACTTGGGCGAGCGCGACTGCTCCATGCAGCGCCGCCACCAAAAAGTCATTGAAGAAGCCCCTGCGCCCGGCATCACCCAAGCCGAACGTGAAAAAATCGGCGAAGCCTGCGTAGCCGCCTGCAAACGCATCGGCTACCGCGGCGCGGGCACATTTGAATTTTTGTATGAAGACGGAGAATTCTTCTTCATCGAAATGAACACCCGCGTGCAAGTGGAACACCCCGTTACCGAGCTCATCAGCGGTGTCGACATCGTGCAGGAACAAATCCGCGTTGCCAGCGGCCTGCCCCTGCAATACCAGCAGAAAGACATCCGGCTCGAAGGCCACGCATTCGAATGCCGTATCAACGCCGAAGACCCTTACAACTTCATCCCCAGCCCCGGCCTGATTGAAAGCTGCCATCTGCCCGGCGGCCTCGGCATCCGCGTCGACAGCCACATTTATCAAGGCTACCGCATACCGCCAAACTACGACAGCTTGATCGGCAAAATCTGCGTACACGGCAAAACCCGCGAACAAGCCATGGCCAAAATGCGCGTGGCGTTGGCAGAGCTGGCGATTACCGGCATCAAAACCAACACTGCCCTGCACCGCGATTTGTTTATCGACCCCGGCTTCAGCCAAGGCGGAGTGAGCATCCACTATCTCGAAAAATGGCTGGAAGAGAAAAAAGCCAGGGAAGCCAAATAA
- the accB gene encoding acetyl-CoA carboxylase biotin carboxyl carrier protein yields MDLRKLKKLIDLVEESGIAEIEVTEGEEKVRITRSTAPQQAIYAAPTAVHHAAPAPVTPATAAPAAAPSAPAARDLTNAQKSPMVGTFYRAPSPSSPPFAEVGQTVKAGDTLCIIEAMKLMNEIEAEKSGVIKEILVENGHPVEYGEPLFIIE; encoded by the coding sequence ATGGACTTACGCAAACTGAAAAAACTGATCGACTTGGTTGAAGAATCGGGCATCGCCGAAATCGAAGTAACCGAAGGCGAAGAAAAAGTACGTATCACCCGTTCCACTGCCCCGCAGCAAGCCATCTATGCCGCACCGACTGCCGTCCACCATGCGGCGCCCGCCCCGGTAACACCGGCCACCGCCGCGCCGGCGGCAGCACCCTCCGCGCCGGCAGCACGCGATTTGACCAATGCGCAAAAATCACCGATGGTCGGTACCTTCTACCGCGCTCCCAGCCCCTCTTCCCCTCCTTTTGCAGAAGTCGGCCAAACCGTTAAAGCCGGCGATACTTTATGCATTATCGAAGCCATGAAGCTGATGAATGAAATCGAAGCCGAGAAATCAGGCGTTATCAAAGAAATTCTGGTAGAAAACGGCCATCCCGTCGAATACGGCGAACCGCTGTTTATCATCGAATAA